From Candidatus Cloacimonadota bacterium, one genomic window encodes:
- a CDS encoding MlaD family protein, with product MAKFYQHLRSTRIKTGVWTVIILLILLFGYLWLSNRITMKKQQVLQVVFTDVMGLETGDKIMFRGMEAGRVKSVQLHKDGILVSGKIDRDIRIPAGSRFYIEDSLMGSKSMNIMPVNSDKYLDLAYQQRGEKSISLMSMITQAGHMLSKLDKIMADIDSDGGLLDLGQSLVRNADGTVRSAKHSIEELKTELSGVIGKVDSLTWQANRLVSESSEPLQNTLAMAPETMGKVNSTLDSLRVLSANLNRQAKALSEGSGSAGKLLSEDDLYNKLMQSIQSLDELIGDIKKNPRKYIKFSLF from the coding sequence GTGGCAAAGTTTTATCAGCACTTACGCAGCACACGCATTAAAACCGGCGTCTGGACCGTGATAATCTTATTGATCCTGCTGTTTGGCTATTTATGGCTTTCAAACCGAATCACCATGAAGAAGCAACAGGTACTGCAGGTAGTATTTACGGATGTGATGGGATTGGAAACCGGAGATAAAATAATGTTCCGCGGGATGGAAGCAGGCAGAGTGAAGAGTGTGCAATTGCACAAGGACGGCATCTTGGTAAGCGGCAAGATCGACAGGGATATCCGCATCCCTGCCGGCAGCCGGTTTTACATCGAAGACAGTCTGATGGGCAGCAAAAGCATGAATATTATGCCGGTGAACTCCGATAAATACTTGGATCTGGCATACCAACAACGTGGTGAAAAATCCATCAGCCTGATGTCCATGATTACCCAAGCAGGGCATATGCTGAGTAAACTGGATAAGATCATGGCAGACATAGATTCCGATGGCGGACTGCTGGATCTGGGACAATCCCTTGTCCGCAATGCCGACGGTACCGTGAGAAGTGCCAAACACAGCATTGAAGAGCTGAAAACAGAGCTTTCCGGAGTAATCGGCAAAGTGGACAGCCTCACCTGGCAGGCAAACAGACTGGTATCCGAAAGCAGTGAACCTCTGCAAAACACTCTGGCCATGGCCCCGGAAACCATGGGTAAAGTAAACAGCACTCTGGATAGTCTGCGCGTGCTTTCTGCAAATCTGAACCGTCAGGCAAAAGCGTTATCCGAGGGCAGTGGCAGTGCCGGTAAACTGCTAAGCGAAGATGATCTTTATAACAAACTGATGCAATCCATCCAGAGTTTGGATGAACTGATCGGTGACATCAAGAAGAATCCCCGTAAATACATCAAATTCTCATTGTTTTAG
- a CDS encoding BamA/TamA family outer membrane protein yields the protein MKKPLFVLILLSWVLLQAVNFGQNKVNAVPQDWAVLKTMHFDIYFPKNEDDFGKTAALMAEDIYYYLKADLKYPVLTRIPIVFYSTKSDFQVTNIIYPLLTEGVGGFTESLRNRVVVPFDGSYSNLEELLAHELTHAYINALDKRITNTLDSLRPSSFPFWFSEGLPEFLSIGGEDEYNNMFILDMVVNDNLPRLDNIDGYLAYRLGESFITYIADTYGREKVSEYFYSLRTMNDTEEATKRVFGVKFADLQSRWKFQLKRDYYPLITKHKIPVEEYEKRTKSKEEGSYFNFSPRFSPDGSRYAYFSDAGARYSIWVAGTHGFASPRKLITGERNGKMEEFYYMRTNLSWFPDGKHLAFNTKTASGDRIHILDADNGKITSTIEIPELRAIFELDVAPDGQSIVLSGQHNMQTDIFVYNIKSKQLHRLTNDSFFDTQPRFSPDGSKVVFSSQRDEIPESRRYGFFANYSSDIFEYHLDNDQLLQITSLPFNCSQPFYSDGGNKLVFVSARNDITNLEIIDLNTMQIATLSNVLSGVYGADISADGNYMLMSNYFNGAWDIYFESGLPEDLEYSDFPAPKLYDKDHDLLDRIDFNELDKYGLRDKVKIPRNSKPHQNTDSRRPFISGYEPVIPDSSLISTNFSWDERPEETHSNPPEIKNYRPKFALDTFWGGVAYSSSYGAFGNVELGLSDLMGDHGIGISIGIADKLENTNLVLSYLYLKQRLDYGIGVYNLYDEAYYRYIMPQGDQYYRLRQRQTGIYTLLRYPFSRFSRIELENMLFEYDTHWDKLISLDISGEDWENDVDKANTLAYAPGINLVYDNALYGATGPLLGFKGIYSISKSFAQKDINYFTNYVDLRSYTLFSRRYSLALRLNAGISTGDDPDYFTLGGYYGVRALDYNLADRKKALATVELRFPLVDYLAMAFPLPITLGNIRGSAYVDTGAVWDKDKHFRGVIDGKLEDIKLGYGFGPRFNLGYFVLKMDVAWLTDFSHISKPQIYLSLSEDF from the coding sequence ATGAAAAAGCCACTTTTTGTGTTGATCCTCCTTTCGTGGGTTCTGCTGCAGGCAGTGAACTTCGGTCAGAACAAGGTTAATGCCGTCCCGCAGGATTGGGCTGTGCTGAAAACCATGCACTTCGACATCTATTTTCCCAAGAATGAGGATGATTTCGGCAAGACTGCAGCTTTGATGGCGGAAGATATCTATTATTACCTGAAAGCGGATCTGAAGTATCCGGTATTAACCAGAATCCCCATAGTGTTTTACAGCACAAAGAGCGATTTTCAAGTTACAAACATCATCTATCCCCTGCTAACCGAAGGTGTGGGCGGATTCACAGAAAGCCTCAGAAACCGCGTGGTGGTGCCTTTTGACGGCAGCTACAGCAATCTGGAAGAACTACTGGCACACGAGCTGACCCATGCCTATATAAACGCTCTGGACAAACGGATTACAAACACACTGGATTCTCTGAGACCCAGCTCTTTCCCATTCTGGTTTTCTGAGGGATTGCCGGAGTTTCTCTCCATCGGCGGCGAGGATGAATACAACAACATGTTCATCCTGGATATGGTGGTAAACGACAATCTTCCCCGTTTGGATAATATCGATGGCTATCTTGCCTACCGCCTCGGAGAAAGCTTTATCACATATATAGCAGATACTTACGGCAGAGAAAAGGTAAGTGAATACTTCTACTCGCTAAGGACCATGAACGACACGGAAGAGGCCACCAAACGTGTATTCGGTGTCAAGTTTGCGGACTTGCAATCGCGCTGGAAGTTTCAATTGAAGCGTGATTACTATCCTTTGATAACCAAGCACAAGATCCCTGTAGAAGAGTATGAAAAGCGCACCAAGAGCAAGGAAGAAGGCTCTTACTTCAATTTCTCTCCGCGTTTCAGCCCCGATGGCAGCCGCTACGCTTATTTCTCCGATGCCGGTGCCAGATACAGCATTTGGGTGGCAGGAACCCACGGATTCGCCAGTCCACGCAAATTGATAACCGGTGAACGCAACGGTAAGATGGAAGAATTTTACTATATGCGCACAAATCTCAGCTGGTTCCCGGACGGCAAACATCTGGCCTTCAATACCAAAACTGCGAGTGGTGACCGCATTCACATCCTGGATGCAGATAATGGCAAGATCACCAGCACGATAGAGATCCCCGAACTGCGCGCGATCTTTGAACTGGATGTAGCTCCGGATGGGCAAAGTATTGTACTCAGCGGCCAGCACAATATGCAGACCGATATCTTTGTCTATAACATCAAAAGCAAGCAATTGCACCGGCTTACGAACGACAGTTTTTTCGATACTCAGCCCCGCTTCAGCCCGGATGGCAGCAAAGTAGTCTTCAGCTCTCAGCGGGATGAGATACCAGAGTCCCGCCGCTACGGCTTTTTCGCCAACTACAGCTCCGATATCTTTGAATACCACTTGGACAACGATCAACTGCTCCAGATCACCAGCCTGCCCTTCAACTGCAGTCAACCCTTTTACAGCGACGGAGGAAACAAACTGGTCTTTGTTTCCGCTCGCAACGACATCACAAATCTGGAAATAATCGATCTAAATACCATGCAAATTGCAACACTTAGCAATGTGCTTTCCGGAGTCTATGGTGCGGATATCTCCGCCGACGGAAATTACATGCTGATGTCAAACTACTTTAATGGTGCCTGGGATATCTATTTTGAGAGCGGATTGCCGGAGGACCTCGAATACTCGGACTTTCCAGCGCCAAAGCTCTATGATAAAGATCATGACTTGCTGGACCGCATAGATTTTAATGAACTGGACAAATACGGCCTGCGGGACAAAGTAAAGATCCCCCGCAATTCCAAACCACACCAGAATACAGACTCCCGGCGTCCCTTTATAAGCGGATACGAGCCCGTGATTCCGGATAGTAGCCTGATCTCCACAAATTTCTCTTGGGATGAGCGTCCTGAAGAAACTCATAGCAATCCCCCAGAAATCAAGAACTACAGACCCAAATTCGCTTTGGATACCTTTTGGGGCGGAGTGGCATACAGTTCCAGCTATGGCGCTTTCGGCAATGTGGAATTGGGTCTTAGCGATCTGATGGGCGATCATGGTATCGGCATCAGTATCGGGATTGCCGATAAACTGGAGAATACCAATCTCGTACTTTCATACCTGTATCTGAAACAGAGATTGGATTATGGCATAGGAGTTTACAACCTCTACGACGAGGCCTACTACCGTTACATCATGCCCCAGGGAGATCAATACTATCGCTTGCGTCAAAGACAAACCGGTATATACACTCTGCTGCGCTATCCCTTCAGCCGCTTTTCCCGCATCGAACTGGAAAACATGCTGTTCGAATATGATACACACTGGGACAAACTCATCAGCCTGGACATCTCCGGTGAAGACTGGGAAAACGATGTGGACAAAGCCAATACCCTCGCTTATGCACCTGGAATAAACCTGGTTTACGACAACGCACTGTATGGTGCCACCGGGCCGCTATTGGGCTTCAAAGGTATCTACAGCATCAGCAAGAGCTTTGCCCAGAAAGATATCAATTACTTCACAAACTATGTGGATCTGCGTAGCTACACTCTCTTTAGCCGCAGATACTCACTTGCTTTGCGCTTAAATGCTGGTATCAGCACCGGCGACGATCCTGATTATTTTACTCTGGGCGGATACTATGGCGTACGTGCGCTGGATTACAATCTGGCAGACCGCAAAAAGGCATTGGCCACCGTGGAATTACGCTTCCCGCTTGTTGATTATCTGGCCATGGCATTTCCCTTGCCCATCACTTTGGGCAATATCCGCGGTTCCGCCTATGTAGATACTGGTGCGGTGTGGGATAAAGACAAGCATTTCCGGGGAGTCATCGACGGCAAACTGGAAGACATCAAGCTTGGTTACGGTTTTGGCCCCAGATTCAATCTCGGATATTTTGTACTGAAGATGGATGTTGCTTGGCTTACGGATTTCTCCCACATCAGCAAGCCTCAGATCTACCTCAGCCTTTCGGAAGACTTTTAA
- a CDS encoding leucyl aminopeptidase, whose protein sequence is MKIDVCRKIPEYIETLIIIHEENAKISELELLDVDTIEAIENFVDTEDYHFESSSIRSFNRMIGKKPQNVIVAGAGDKTKLDASILRKIFSLCWCEANRMKADQVYLMFGFEPTLPEMTLGHVLAETAILNAYRFHKYLSEHKNYEIESIHLIFFAKTNRHLNSGILEGRIYAETTNLARDLVNEPPNVMNPESLADYAKKAALQYGFPIDIYSMDKLRRLKMDALLSVGKGSKTEPKLILMRYNGNPDKKHHTVALVGKGLTFDSGGYSLKPGPSMVSMKSDMSGAAAVIGTLAAIATLKLKVNVLGVIGAAENMIGSNAYRPGDIITSMAGKTIEVHNTDAEGRLTLIDAIHYALEKEKVDCVLDIATLTGAAVAALGKDFSAVLSNDDAWYEMLSKASEACGEKIWRMPLHEDYKELLKSDVADLKNIGGPLAGCITAALFIQEFVQNKPWIHIDIAGTATRDKAAGGEIAGATGVGVRLLTNLIRNME, encoded by the coding sequence ATGAAAATCGATGTTTGCCGTAAGATCCCGGAATATATCGAAACCCTGATAATAATTCATGAAGAAAACGCGAAGATATCGGAGCTGGAACTGTTGGATGTAGATACAATTGAAGCCATAGAAAACTTCGTTGATACCGAGGACTATCATTTCGAAAGCTCGTCCATCCGCAGTTTTAACCGGATGATCGGCAAAAAGCCGCAAAACGTGATTGTGGCCGGAGCAGGAGACAAGACGAAGCTGGATGCATCCATTCTAAGGAAGATCTTCTCGCTTTGCTGGTGCGAAGCAAACCGCATGAAAGCCGATCAAGTGTACCTGATGTTTGGCTTTGAACCCACACTGCCGGAGATGACTCTGGGGCATGTCCTGGCTGAAACCGCCATCCTGAACGCATACAGGTTCCACAAATATCTCAGCGAACATAAAAACTACGAGATCGAAAGCATCCACCTCATCTTTTTTGCCAAAACCAACCGACACTTAAATAGCGGAATTCTGGAAGGCAGAATCTACGCCGAAACTACAAATCTCGCCCGTGATCTGGTGAACGAACCCCCCAATGTAATGAACCCGGAAAGCCTTGCCGACTATGCTAAAAAAGCTGCTCTGCAATATGGCTTCCCCATCGATATCTACTCCATGGACAAGCTGAGACGCCTGAAAATGGACGCCCTGCTCTCTGTGGGCAAAGGCTCTAAAACCGAACCCAAACTGATCCTGATGCGATACAACGGCAATCCGGACAAAAAGCATCACACCGTAGCCCTGGTAGGTAAAGGCCTCACCTTCGATTCCGGCGGATACAGCCTGAAACCGGGACCCAGCATGGTCAGCATGAAAAGCGATATGAGCGGTGCAGCGGCAGTGATAGGTACCTTGGCGGCCATCGCTACCCTGAAACTGAAAGTGAACGTTTTGGGCGTGATCGGCGCTGCGGAAAACATGATCGGCTCAAACGCCTATCGTCCAGGTGACATCATTACCTCTATGGCAGGCAAAACCATTGAAGTACACAATACCGATGCCGAAGGCAGATTGACCCTTATCGACGCCATCCATTATGCTCTGGAGAAAGAAAAGGTGGATTGTGTTCTAGATATCGCTACCCTCACCGGAGCAGCGGTAGCTGCATTGGGAAAGGACTTTTCCGCTGTATTGAGCAACGATGATGCCTGGTATGAAATGCTATCCAAAGCCTCCGAAGCTTGCGGGGAGAAAATCTGGCGCATGCCTCTGCATGAAGATTATAAAGAGCTGCTCAAATCCGACGTTGCAGACCTCAAAAACATCGGCGGACCTCTGGCAGGATGCATCACAGCAGCCCTCTTTATCCAGGAATTTGTTCAGAATAAACCATGGATCCACATAGACATCGCCGGCACCGCCACAAGAGACAAAGCAGCCGGTGGAGAGATTGCCGGAGCTACCGGTGTGGGCGTGCGTTTACTCACAAACCTTATCAGGAATATGGAGTAA
- a CDS encoding metal ABC transporter substrate-binding protein translates to MKKAAYFLILLLFILGACKAPIDQKKTETKPLILTSIYPYELLLKQMVGDAVEVRSMIPPNASVHSFSPQPSHLKDLHKAELIVINGMGLEEMMKQSLDKASDKLLDCSLLLSDLIALDSLQQVREQLMHQHNHDGEHHHDHLATDPHLWTSPQMMMKLSTKLKTELCSRFTDFVPLINHNYDEIFRELSAADELIRTERKTYNEPALITYHNSFHYFCRDYDIRYLGWVQSSPGKEPSPRELLELGTKIRNHGVRRIFVEPQQDPKSAEVLAKEYKLQIGTLDPIGSTFEATTITELILKNWDAMKQAF, encoded by the coding sequence ATGAAAAAAGCAGCCTATTTCCTAATCCTCTTGCTATTTATCCTGGGTGCCTGCAAAGCTCCCATCGATCAAAAAAAGACAGAGACCAAGCCTTTGATCCTTACATCCATCTATCCCTACGAATTGCTGCTAAAGCAAATGGTGGGTGATGCTGTCGAAGTGAGAAGCATGATCCCGCCCAATGCCTCGGTGCATTCCTTCAGCCCTCAGCCTTCTCATCTGAAAGACCTTCACAAAGCTGAACTGATCGTGATCAACGGCATGGGACTGGAAGAGATGATGAAACAAAGCCTGGACAAAGCTTCCGATAAACTGCTCGACTGTTCTTTATTACTCAGCGATTTGATCGCCTTGGATTCTCTGCAGCAAGTGCGTGAACAACTGATGCATCAACACAACCACGACGGGGAGCATCACCATGATCATCTGGCTACAGACCCTCATCTCTGGACATCACCGCAGATGATGATGAAGCTCAGTACAAAGCTAAAAACAGAGCTTTGTTCCCGCTTCACCGATTTTGTGCCGCTAATCAATCACAATTACGATGAAATCTTCCGCGAACTGAGCGCAGCTGATGAACTGATCAGAACCGAGCGCAAAACATACAACGAGCCTGCCTTGATTACATATCACAATAGCTTCCATTACTTCTGCCGCGATTACGATATCCGGTATCTGGGCTGGGTGCAAAGCTCACCGGGCAAAGAACCCTCTCCTCGCGAACTGCTTGAACTGGGCACAAAGATCCGCAACCACGGTGTGCGCCGCATATTTGTGGAGCCCCAACAGGATCCCAAATCCGCAGAAGTTTTAGCCAAAGAATACAAGCTGCAGATCGGCACGCTGGATCCCATCGGTAGCACTTTCGAGGCTACCACCATCACAGAACTGATCCTGAAAAATTGGGATGCCATGAAACAGGCATTCTGA
- a CDS encoding ABC transporter ATP-binding protein: MIQVSDLQFSLGGKSILEDINLQIPDGVFAAIIGPNGAGKSTLIKLILGLLDIQEGSISIDGIPRDNWLKNNGFGYLPQREEYDRSFPATALDISLMGIAGTLGWGRRCGKEHKQKAMDAMRQCGIDTKASSRIGSLSGGEFQRVLLSRAILSDSKYLILDEPEAGIDRSGVSSFFELLKKLNDSGKTVITISHDLHTLSEYCNYLICLNHRLHYHNHSELVNAEIIHKTFGDTVRLIEKDY, from the coding sequence ATGATCCAAGTAAGCGACCTGCAGTTCAGCCTCGGCGGCAAAAGCATTCTGGAAGACATCAATCTCCAAATCCCGGATGGAGTATTCGCCGCCATCATCGGCCCCAACGGAGCCGGAAAATCCACCCTCATCAAACTGATTCTAGGCTTGTTGGATATCCAGGAAGGCAGCATCAGCATAGACGGTATCCCCAGAGATAACTGGCTGAAAAACAATGGCTTCGGCTATCTACCTCAACGCGAAGAATACGACCGCAGCTTTCCCGCTACCGCTCTGGACATCTCTCTGATGGGCATTGCTGGAACCTTGGGATGGGGCAGGAGATGCGGCAAAGAACACAAGCAAAAAGCAATGGATGCCATGCGGCAATGCGGCATCGATACAAAAGCCTCTTCCCGGATCGGAAGCCTCAGCGGAGGCGAATTCCAACGTGTATTACTATCCCGCGCAATACTTTCCGATAGTAAGTACCTCATCCTGGACGAACCTGAAGCCGGTATAGACCGCAGTGGCGTAAGCAGTTTTTTTGAACTGCTGAAAAAGCTAAATGATAGCGGCAAGACCGTGATAACCATCTCTCACGACCTGCATACGCTCAGCGAATATTGCAACTACCTGATCTGCCTGAATCACCGTCTGCACTACCACAATCACTCTGAACTGGTGAATGCGGAAATCATCCACAAAACCTTTGGCGACACTGTGCGCCTGATAGAAAAGGACTATTGA
- a CDS encoding metal ABC transporter permease, translating into MPGFLLNALFGALLSGISLAVFAPYVTLRRISYLGEALSHIAFAGIAIAIITGINLSLGALIFVCAVALGISWLSKQHKIQEANTITIFLSLSMALGIILISLSRNYTFDLSSYLFGNVLLISGNELWALGILNILNIAFVMFFYKELFYLSYNAEMSGVFRIRTDAVDKVFYLLLAANIVFNLKSAGIILVTAQLILPAVIAFNLVQRLHTAIITAVIVAIISALGGFALSFALNLPTGATIVVCQALLYAASFIIRRRRT; encoded by the coding sequence ATGCCGGGATTTCTCTTGAATGCGCTCTTCGGAGCTTTACTGAGCGGTATATCCCTTGCGGTCTTTGCTCCCTATGTTACACTGCGCCGTATCTCATATCTGGGAGAAGCATTATCCCACATAGCTTTTGCCGGCATTGCCATCGCCATCATCACCGGCATAAACCTCAGTCTGGGAGCCTTGATCTTTGTGTGTGCCGTTGCTCTGGGAATCTCTTGGTTGTCAAAACAGCATAAGATCCAGGAAGCCAATACCATCACCATCTTTCTTTCCCTCTCCATGGCCTTGGGTATCATTCTGATCTCTCTTTCCCGAAATTATACCTTCGACCTCTCCAGCTACCTCTTTGGGAATGTTCTGCTCATATCCGGCAATGAACTGTGGGCGCTGGGCATCCTGAATATTCTGAATATCGCTTTTGTGATGTTCTTTTACAAAGAATTGTTTTACCTTAGCTACAATGCGGAAATGTCTGGTGTGTTTCGCATCCGCACGGATGCTGTGGACAAAGTGTTTTATCTGCTATTGGCGGCAAATATCGTCTTCAACTTAAAAAGTGCCGGCATCATCCTAGTAACCGCACAATTGATCCTGCCCGCCGTGATCGCCTTCAATTTGGTACAAAGACTGCACACAGCCATCATCACTGCTGTGATTGTAGCCATTATCTCCGCTCTCGGAGGTTTTGCCTTGTCCTTTGCTTTAAATCTTCCCACCGGCGCCACGATAGTTGTATGTCAAGCACTATTATATGCCGCCAGCTTTATTATCAGAAGGAGAAGAACCTAA
- a CDS encoding D-glucuronyl C5-epimerase family protein: MPKKYIIIIACVVSLLFVSVVWQVAETKIYSMAEQLAATIFGRPFNQLTVRDEQNIPMQLYNDGEKHYNALFIASEALDENDRRLLGEGSEHFVTLTDKLLDMVSIRDSIPYLYYDFDYPKYNQKAPWASALTQSVGMNALANRAGMDRNLEVLGIAENMLRSLDPDVADLSIALSDSSIWFMEYPAETPYFSLSGMMSTLLHLHKYQELTKNPLAQELFDKGFCALTAKLPEFDYHGYSYYNLDGTKAGRMYHQRHIMLLGKLLEIRQDKVLRYYRDRWQHADSLPIIWQMLLNPRPRRIAAFVLSFLALTALLYLLLAWTQKSGKSDPEHS; encoded by the coding sequence ATGCCCAAAAAATACATCATTATTATAGCCTGCGTGGTATCCCTGCTCTTTGTAAGCGTAGTCTGGCAAGTGGCGGAAACCAAGATATACAGTATGGCGGAACAGCTGGCAGCCACAATCTTCGGTAGACCCTTCAATCAATTGACGGTACGGGATGAACAGAACATCCCAATGCAGCTCTACAATGACGGCGAAAAGCACTACAATGCCCTCTTCATCGCCAGTGAAGCCCTGGACGAAAATGACCGTCGCCTGCTGGGAGAAGGTTCCGAACACTTTGTCACCCTTACGGATAAACTCCTGGATATGGTATCTATTCGCGATTCCATCCCTTATCTATACTACGATTTCGATTATCCAAAGTACAATCAGAAGGCTCCCTGGGCATCCGCACTCACCCAGTCCGTAGGTATGAACGCCCTGGCAAACCGCGCTGGCATGGACCGGAATCTGGAAGTACTTGGCATCGCTGAAAACATGTTGCGCAGCCTGGATCCGGATGTTGCGGATCTTTCCATAGCGCTTTCCGATAGCAGCATTTGGTTTATGGAATACCCAGCGGAAACACCCTACTTTTCACTCAGCGGGATGATGAGTACTCTATTGCATTTGCACAAATATCAAGAACTTACCAAGAATCCTCTGGCTCAGGAGCTCTTTGATAAAGGCTTTTGTGCCCTTACTGCCAAACTACCGGAATTTGATTATCATGGCTATTCTTACTACAATCTGGACGGAACCAAAGCCGGAAGAATGTATCACCAGCGTCATATAATGCTCCTGGGCAAGTTATTAGAGATCAGACAGGACAAAGTTCTACGCTACTATCGCGACCGCTGGCAACATGCGGATAGCCTGCCCATAATCTGGCAAATGCTGCTAAACCCCCGTCCCCGGCGCATTGCAGCTTTCGTCCTCAGTTTTCTGGCATTGACCGCCCTACTGTATCTCCTTTTAGCCTGGACCCAAAAAAGCGGGAAAAGCGATCCGGAACATAGCTGA
- a CDS encoding phosphatidylglycerol lysyltransferase domain-containing protein — translation MTPDLTMPGLKALDITNTLILRDYLTKYPREHCDYTITNLMVWGKIYNNHYLIYKDRLVIVNPKYQYILFPVGPYLNPAELKELVLMFRPYFPESQIILFPHEYFEQYPEVHDVFEIYEDRDWADYVYSVENMVHLSGKKLAKKKNLISQFRRAYPEYKVLKMTEDRLKYILSFTHKWRRERSAEGIYLMTEIKAIENTLEAWHNLPVEGIIICLHNKIVAYSIFSPQTQDMVTVHFEKFDPEKKGSAQVITWETARYLENRYKWINREQDIGLEGLRQAKLSYVPDRFSRFFGSRLKGDTVGRSMPEN, via the coding sequence ATGACTCCAGACCTTACTATGCCGGGGCTAAAAGCTCTGGACATCACCAATACGTTGATTCTGAGGGACTACCTTACCAAATATCCGCGGGAACATTGTGATTATACCATTACAAATCTAATGGTATGGGGCAAGATCTACAACAACCACTACCTGATTTACAAAGATCGCCTGGTGATTGTGAATCCAAAATACCAGTATATCCTCTTTCCGGTGGGGCCTTATCTGAATCCGGCAGAGCTCAAAGAGCTTGTTTTGATGTTTCGTCCCTACTTTCCGGAATCGCAGATCATTTTGTTTCCCCACGAATATTTCGAGCAGTATCCGGAAGTGCATGATGTGTTTGAGATATATGAAGATAGGGATTGGGCGGACTATGTTTACAGTGTGGAAAATATGGTTCACCTTAGCGGTAAAAAACTGGCGAAAAAGAAGAACCTCATCTCTCAATTCAGGCGTGCATATCCAGAATATAAAGTGTTGAAAATGACGGAAGACCGCTTGAAATACATCCTGAGTTTCACACATAAATGGCGCCGGGAACGCAGTGCCGAAGGCATATATCTGATGACGGAGATCAAGGCGATCGAAAACACACTGGAAGCTTGGCACAATCTGCCAGTGGAGGGGATCATCATTTGCCTGCACAACAAGATCGTCGCCTATTCCATCTTCAGTCCTCAGACCCAGGATATGGTTACTGTGCATTTTGAGAAATTTGATCCCGAGAAAAAGGGATCGGCTCAGGTGATAACATGGGAGACGGCGCGCTATCTGGAAAACCGCTATAAATGGATAAACCGCGAGCAGGACATCGGACTGGAAGGGTTAAGGCAAGCCAAGCTCAGCTATGTTCCGGATCGCTTTTCCCGCTTTTTTGGGTCCAGGCTAAAAGGAGATACAGTAGGGCGGTCAATGCCAGAAAACTGA
- a CDS encoding GNAT family N-acetyltransferase: MEDISYRIVKETDAARILELYRAAGWWQTDENPQYIETVKGIIANSFCFVIAKRGEEIIGMGRAISDGLSDAYIQDVTVWEAERGKGIGKGIIRELLRYLKEHKLQWIGLISEPGYEAFYGKLGFNVMKSYTPFLYSED, from the coding sequence ATGGAAGACATCTCCTATCGTATTGTAAAAGAGACAGATGCAGCCCGAATCTTGGAATTGTACCGTGCAGCAGGATGGTGGCAAACGGACGAAAATCCTCAATACATCGAGACCGTGAAGGGCATCATCGCCAATAGTTTCTGCTTCGTAATAGCCAAGCGCGGAGAGGAAATCATCGGCATGGGGCGAGCTATATCCGACGGATTGAGCGATGCTTATATCCAGGATGTGACGGTGTGGGAAGCAGAGCGGGGCAAGGGCATTGGCAAGGGCATCATCCGCGAATTGTTGCGCTATCTGAAAGAGCATAAACTGCAATGGATAGGATTGATCAGCGAGCCTGGCTATGAAGCCTTTTACGGCAAACTGGGTTTCAATGTGATGAAATCCTACACTCCCTTTCTGTATTCGGAAGATTAA
- the rplM gene encoding 50S ribosomal protein L13 → MKTLTPSPSDITQAWYVVDATGLPLGRLSTKIATYLRGKNKPYFAPNLDCGDYVVVINAEKVRVTGLKAMQKVYKSFSGYPSGLKEIPYARILEEHPERIIEHAVRGMMPKNTLGRAMMKKLKVYTGSEHPHAAQKPVELSL, encoded by the coding sequence ATGAAGACCCTCACTCCAAGCCCAAGCGACATCACGCAAGCGTGGTATGTTGTAGATGCTACGGGGCTGCCTCTTGGTCGGTTATCCACAAAGATTGCCACCTATTTACGTGGTAAAAACAAACCGTATTTTGCACCGAACCTTGATTGCGGAGATTACGTAGTAGTAATCAATGCTGAAAAAGTTCGCGTAACCGGCCTCAAGGCCATGCAGAAGGTTTACAAATCTTTTAGTGGATATCCCAGTGGACTGAAAGAGATCCCGTATGCCAGAATATTGGAAGAGCATCCTGAGCGTATTATCGAACATGCCGTAAGAGGCATGATGCCGAAGAATACTCTGGGACGCGCTATGATGAAAAAACTGAAAGTTTACACAGGCAGCGAGCATCCTCATGCCGCTCAGAAGCCGGTGGAACTTAGCCTGTAA